The following coding sequences are from one Lycium ferocissimum isolate CSIRO_LF1 unplaced genomic scaffold, AGI_CSIRO_Lferr_CH_V1 ctg1020, whole genome shotgun sequence window:
- the LOC132041429 gene encoding uncharacterized protein LOC132041429, producing MARRPRKQKSVEHPKKAKVEENYHQEPRHPVTLGEFLPSWFRNKTARDNIEASCFNTDKDEANDESLSTLSLSSSEKPIESSSKEVHTCDTRITFTDNDFLLGETPHNRPLYMVGYALEKRINIILINDGSGVNILPIRTMKELGITTEELSESRLMIQGFNQGGQRAIGAIKVDITIKDLPSSVWMHVIDAKTSYNMLLGKPWIHENKVVPSSYYQCLKYLEGSVKKKIVVDDKLFTEAESHFVDAKFYLKNYIMREVKVDDIATTDREKVATKRADETIGKAGVDAEVPHPSFDPNAYKLFVKAGHNPNEPSKLGKIPSAAIMMQSHKGLGYKQPPPVCISIRRTSTNHITVEDESVASNKRPLVFDRLGKSTTKASMFERLRPLKLKKKRKNKFHKDYQSVKMLALPRTQKDIQSLIPSRMRRQTNLIVSCGEVLKEKSHTVVYTKERDEDEESVGSSYHITIQSDQDTSFQMEVAEKLEDISACYHISFNDSDSQENEDARDAPSELEEGVKTTVDSLKEVNLGTDEDPRPTYLSAFLTANEEDTYIEILKEYRDVFA from the exons ATGGCTAGAAGACCAAGGAAGCAGAAATCAGTTGAGCATCCGAAGAAAGCAAAAGTGGAGGAGAACTACCACCAAGAACCACGACATCCCGTGACTTTGGGGGAATTCCTACCAAGCTGGTTTCGCAATAAGACTGCTCGAGACAACATTGAGGCATCATGCTTCAATACTGATAAAGATGAAGCAAATGATGAAAGCCTATCAACATTGTCTCTATCATCATCTGAAAAGCCTATTGAATCTTCTTCGAAAGAGGTACACACATGTGATACAAGAATCACATTCACAGATAACGATTTTTTACTTGGTGAAACACCACACAATCGTCCATTGTACATGGTGGGCTATGCCCTCGAGAAGAGGATAAACATAATATTGATAAATGATGGATCTGGAGTTAACATTCTTCCTATTCGCACAATGAAGGAACTTGGCATCACAACTGAAGAACTTTCTGAAAGCCGCTTGATGATACAAGGATTCAATCAAGGGGGGCAACGAGCCATAGGTGCTATCAAAGTAGATATCACCATCAAAGATTTGCCATCAAGTGTATGGATGCATGTCATCGACGCAAAGACTTCGTATAATATGTTGCTTGGCAAGCCATGGATACACGAGAACAAAGTTGTCCCATCCTCCTACTATCAGTGTTTGAAGTATCTCGAAGGTAGTGtcaaaaagaagatagttgttgatgataagCTATTTACTGAAGCAGAGTCACACTTCGTCGATGCGAAGTTCTACTTGAAGAACTACATTATGAGAGAAGTAAAAGTCGACGACATCGCAACGACCGACCGTGAGAAGGTCGCAACTAAAAGAGCTGATGAGACTATTGGAAAAGCTGGAGTCGATGCTGAGGTGCCGCACCCCA GCTTTGATCCAAATGCTTACAAGTTATTTGTCAAGGCTGGGCACAACCCCAATGAGCCTTCAAAGTTAGGGAAAATTCCATCAGCAGCTATCATGATGCAATCACATAAAGGTTTGGGATACAAACAACCTCCGCCAGTTTGCATCTCCATCAGAAGGACAAGTACCAACCATATCACTGTGGAAGATGAGTCTGTTGCTTCCAACAAAAGGCCTTTAGTGTTTGATCGTCTTGGAAAGTCGACCACAAAAGCTTCTATGTTTGAGAGATTGAGGCCGTTGAagctgaagaagaagaggaagaacaaGTTCCACAAAGATTATCAAAGCGTTAAAATGCTCGCTTTACCTAGAACCCAGAAGGATATACAAAGTTTGATTCCTTCGAGAATGAGGCGACAAACAAACCTTATAGTTTCATGTGGGGAAGTGCTAAAAGAAAAGTCTCACACCGTGGTGTATACCAAGGAGCGTGACGAAGATGAGGAAAGTGTAGGTTCTTCATATCATATTACTATACAAAGTGATCAAGATACTTCATTTCAGATGGAGGTTGCCGAGAAGTTGGAGGACATCTCCGCGTGTTACCATATATCTTTCAATGATAGTGATTCTCAAGAGAATGAAGATGCTAGAGATGCTCCTTCAGAACTTGAAGAAGGGGTGAAGACCACAGTAGACTCCTTGAAAGAAGTTAATCTTGGTACTGATGAAGACCCAAGGCCCACCTACCTAAGTGCTTTTCTAACAGCTAATGAAGAAGACACTTACATTGAAATACTCAAAGAGTATAGGGATGTTTTTGCTTGA